In Paludibaculum fermentans, the genomic stretch TCATCGCTGTTGACATGATTCTGAACCGCAAGCGCGTTCCGGCGCTGGCCATGGCTGAAGAGCCCCAGGCCGCGGCTTCCGCAGTGGATGAGGAAATCCTGAGTGGATTCCGTGTTCCGGCCACCCTCCGTTATCACCCCGGCCACACCTGGCTGCACCGCGAACGTAAGAACGTCCACCGCGTCGGCGCCGACGAGTTTGCCGCCATTCTGGCCGGCCCCGTCGACCGCATTGAACTGCCGAAGCCGGGCCATTGGGTTCGTCAGGGACAGAAGGTGATCTCGCTCTATCGCGGCGAAGACAAGATTGAGATGATCTCGCCCGTCGAAGGCGAAGTCGTGGAAGTGAACGTTGAACTGGCCAACAACCCGCATCTGCTGCGCGAAGACCCCTACGGCCAGGGCTGGCTCATGTCCGTGTTCGCCCCTGACGAAGAAGGCCCCACCCGCAACCTGCTGCCCGCTAACCTGCTTTCGTCCTGGATGAAGGAAGCGGCCGAGGGTTTCTTCGGACTGCAACCGCAACTCGCCGGTGTGACCGCGGCTGACGGCGGCCGCCCGTCGAAAGACGCCACAGCCAATCTTCCTGTCGATGCATGGCACAAGGCCGCCAAACAGTACCTCTTGAGTTAAGTTCGGTTCATTGTAGAAAAATAGAACAATAGACCCGAAAGTCTGATATAGATTAGATAGAGCACCAAGAGGACCAGATGTCCAAGGCCATCCTTTACGACAGCACACTTTGCGTCGGATGCCGGCAGTGCGAAGAAGCCTGCTCGACCCGCTGGAAGCTGCCGTACAACGAGAAGATCGCGGCTGAAGAGAAGATCTCTTCTCACAAGCTGACGACAATCCGCACCTTTGGGGAGAAGTTTTCCCGGAAGCTCTGCATGCACTGTCAGGATCCCGCCTGCGCTTCGGTTTGTCCCGTCGCGGCGTTGCAGAAAACCGCAGCCGGACCCGTCGTTTACGACGAGGACCGCTGCATGGGTTGCCGCTACTGCATGGTAGCGTGCCCGTTCCAGGTGCCCACCTACGAATGGGAAGCCCGGCTGCCCAAGGTTCGCAAATGCGACATGTGTAGTGACCGAGTGCCTGGCGGCGGGGTTACCCGCTGCAGTGAGGCCTGCGCTTACGGCGCGACCATCACCGGCAACCGGGACGAACTGATCGCCGAGGCGCGGAAGCGGATCGCTGACAAACCCAAGGACTACTATCCGAAGATCTACGGGGTGGAGGAAGTGGGCGGAACCTCGGTTCTCATCCTCGCCTCTGTGCCATTCGATCAAATCGGGTACAACACCAAGGTGATTAAGACGGCGCTGCCCGCTCTCACATGGAACGCACTGCAACATGTGCCCGACGTGGTGGTGATGGGCTCGGTTCTGATGGGCGGTATCCACTGGATCTCCCACCGGAAGGAAGAAGTGGCGCGCAAGGAAGGACGGTCATGAACAACGCCCTGCGCACCTATTTCTGGCGTGGCTCGTTTGCCATCATCATGCTGGTGGCGCTTTACGCCACTTTCGTGCGGTTCTATTACGGCCTGGGTGCCTCCACGAATCTGAGCGATCAGTTTCCGTGGGGCATCTGGGTTGGTTTCGACGTCCTTTGCGGCGTCGGGCTGGCTGCCGGCGGTTTCACGCTGGCCGCCATCGTGCATATCTTCAATCTCAAAGCGTATAAGGCAGTGGTCCGGCCCGCGATCCTGACGGCATTCCTCGGTTACCTGCTGGTCACCGTGGCGCTGATGTTCGACCTGGGCCGGCCTTACCGCGTGTGGCACCCGCTGATTATGTGGAACCCGCGGTCAGTGATGTTTGAGGTGGGCTGGTGCGTGACGCTGTACACTTCCGTCCTGTTCCTCGAATTCCTCCCAATGGTTCTCGAGAAGCTGGGCCTGGTGAAAGCGCACAGGGTGCTCAAGAATGTGATGCTGCCCATCATCATCCTGGGTGTCATCCTCTCCACGCTGCATCAGAGCTCGCTCGGCAGCGTGTTCCTGATCCTGCCCACGAAGCTTCACCCGCTGTGGTACTCACCGCTGTTGCCGGTTCTGTTCTACGTCTCGGCCATCGCGACCGGCCTGGCGATGACGATCTTCGAATCCTGGCATAGCGCCAAGGCGTTCGGCCGCCAACTGGAGTTTCCGCTGGTACAGAAGATGACCCGCGTTCTCGCCGTGGTCATCGCCGTCTACCTCACCATGCGCTTTCTGGATCTGTACCACCGCGGCGCACTTTCGACCCTGAACAATCCCGGCTGGGAGCGCTGGCTCTTCGGTCTGGAAATTGTCCTCATGGCCGTACCCATGCTGATGTTCTTCCGCGAACGCACCCGCGAGAACCCGCAGGCGATCTACGTCGGCACGGTTCTGTTCCTCCTGGGTTTCGTGACGCACCGGTTGAACGTCAGTGTCACCGGCCTGGAAGCCTCTTCCGGAGTGCACTATGTGCCCAAGTGGACCGAGATTTCGGTCACCCTGGCCATGGTCGCCTTCGGGTTCTTCGTCTTCCGCATGGCGGCTCACTACCTGCCCGTGTTCGAAGCCGAAGAGCACCAGCCAGTGCCTGAAGTTCCCGTGCTGGAAGACCGCGCCTACGCGCATTCACTCGCCCGGGGAGACTGAGACCGTTTGACTCAGCACGCCATCCAGTTGCCCCGCTTTGGTCTCGCAGCCAAACTGGCGGGGTGTCTGCTGGCCGCCGTAATCGTCTGTTTTACCCTCTTTGCTTACGTACTCCAGCGCCTCGAGCAGAAACATCTCGAGGCGCTGGTGTCGCTTTCCGCTGAACGCATCTCCGACGTAGTGCACTCCTCCGCCTGGCAGGCGATGCTCCACAACGACCGCGAGATGCTCTACTCGATGATCCGCGACATCGGCCGTGAACCGGGCATTCGCAAGCTCCGCATCATCAACGAGGAAGGGCAGGTGCGCCACTCCACCGATCCAAAGGAGATCGGGAGCATGGTGGATAAGGGCGCCGAGAGCTGTTACGCCTGTCACGCGCAATCCCGTCCGCTCACCAAGTTGGCCCGCCACGACCGGGCGCGCATCTTCACCGGCGCCGATGGCCGCCGCACCCTCGCCGTCATCCGCCCCATCGAAAACGCCACGGAATGCTCCAACGCCGCCTGCCACGCGCACCCGGCCGAACGCCGCATCCTGGGCGTGATCGATGCCCACCTGGCGCTGGACGCCGTCGACGCGCAACTCGCCGAGCATCGCACGCAAGCCTACAGTTTCACCACCGCCACTGCCTTTTTCGCCTGCCTGCTCTCGATTGGGTTCGTCTGGTGGTTTGTCCACCGGCCGATGCGCGAACTGATGGTTGGGACCCTTAACCTGGCCCAGGGCCACTTCGACCATAGGATCGAAGTTCATTCCACGGACGAGATGGGGGTCCTGGCGACCTCCTTCAACGAGATGGCCGCGGAACTGGAGGAAGCCCATTCCGAACTCACCCGCTGGGCGCATACGCTGGAAACGCGTGTGCAGCAGAAGACCGCGGAGCTGGAAACCGCCCACAAGGGACTGATCCATACCGAGAAGATGGCCTCCCTGGGCCGCCTGGCCGCCACGGTGGCGCATGAGGTGAACAATCCGCTGTTCGGCATGCTCACCTATGCCCGCCTCACCCTCAAGGACCTGAGGAAGCCGGATCTGGACGAAGCCACGCGCCAGCGCATGACCGAGAGCCTGCAGGTGATTGAACGCGAAAGCCGGCGCTGCGGGGAACTCATGAAGAACCTGCTGGCCTTCGCCCGGCAGAGCCCGCCCCAGCGCGCGCCTGTCCAGGTCAACATGGTGGTGGAGCGCGCCGTCACTCTCATCGCGCACCAGCTCGATCTTGCCCAGACTGTCCTGATCAAGGAACTCGATCCTTCGCTGCCTGAAGTGCAGTGCGACGCCGGCCAGATCCAGCAGGTGCTCATCGTGCTGGTCGTGAACGCGTCCGAGGCGCTGGGCAAGGGCGGAGAGATTCGGGTGATCACCGAAGCCGCGCCGGCGGGGCAGGGCATTGTGCTGCGTGTGAAGGACAACGGCCCGGGCATCCCCTCCACGATCCAGCAGCAGATCTTTGAGCCCTTTTTCAGCACGAAGGACAACCAGCACCGCACCGGCCTGGGCCTGGCCGTGGCCAAGGGCATCGTCGATCGCCACGGCGGCACGCTCGCCGTGCAGTCTTTGCCCGGACAGGGCGCTGAGTTTATCGTGCATCTGCCGCTGTGTGCGCCAGCGGAAACCCCCGGCGGCCCGGCTCCAGCAGCCAGGACAGCCGATCCAACATCGCAAGGAACGAATGTATGAATAGCGGGAAACTTCTCATCGTCGACGACGACATCGTCGTACGCGACTCTCTCGGGAAGTGGTTTGAGAGCGAAGGCTTCGACGTCACCATCGCTCCGGGCGCTCCCGCCGCGCTGGAGATCCTCAGCCGCGAACGCTTCGACCTGGCCCTCGTCGACATCAAGATGCCCGGAGTGGATGGTATCGAACTGCAGGCCCGCCTCAAGGAGATCGACCAGGACATGCCTGTCGTCATCATGACGGGCTACGCGTCGGTCGAGACGGCTGTCCGCGCCCTCAAGAACGGCGCCTACGATTACATTACAAAGCCCTTCGACCCGGACGAACTCGTTCACCTGGTTTCGAACGCCATCTCGCACCGCACCGCCACCCGGGAAGTCGTCCGCCTGCGCGAGAACCTGAAGCAGATCTTTCCCGATACCCAGCTGATCGGCCAGAGCGCGTCGATGAAGCGTGTGATGGAACTGGTGGAGACCGTGGCGCCCACCGATGCCACCGTGCTCATCACAGGCGAAAGCGGCACGGGCAAGGAAGTGGTGGCCCGCGCGATCCACGCCGCCAGCCCGCGGCGGTTCAACCCGATGGTGGTGATCCACTGCGGAGCGTTGACTGAGTCCCTGCTCGAGAGTGAGCTCTTCGGCCACGAACGTGGAGCCTTCACCGGAGCCCAGGCCCGGAAGAAAGGCAAGTTTGAAGTGGCCGATGGCGGAACTGTCTTCCTGGACGAAATCTCGGACATCAGCCTGCACGTGCAGACGGACCTGTTGCGCGTCCTGCAACAGAAGGAGATTGTCCGAGTCGGCGACACGCAGCAGATCAAGGTGGACTTCCGGGCCATTGCAGCCACCAACAAGAGTCTCGAGCAACTGGTGGAAGAGCGGCTGTTCCGGCCTGACCTTTACTACCGCCTGAACGTCTTTGCCATCGATATCCCACCCGTGCGTTCACGCCGCGAGGACATCCCGCTGCTGGTGGACCATTTCCTGCAGAAGTTCGCGGGCCAGATGAACCGGCCGGTGCAGCGGCTGTCGCCCCGCGCCCTGGAAGTCCTGATGGACTACAACTGGCCCGGCAACGTGCGTGAAATGGAGAATGCGATTGAGCGCGCCATGCTCATCAATCGCGAAACAGAGCTGCGGCCGGAGGACTTCCCGTTCCAGTCCCATCCCTCCCTGCTCAGCGGGGCCGTCGGACAGCGCCTGGAAGACATCGAGAAGACGCACATCGAGAAGATGCTGCAGGAGACGAACTGGAACCTCTCCAAGACGGCACGCATCCTCGACATTGACCGCACGACGCTCTACAACAAGATCAAGCGTTATGGACTGAGAGACGCCGCGCCCAAGTGATCTTAGCCATCCACCTCGTCCCGCTTTCCCTGGCGAGTGGCGAGGGGTTGCCGCCGCTCTCGGTACTCGACCGCCTGGCCGCCGCCACGGCGCGCGCCATGGCCGTCTCCTGCCGGGTCGAGACCGAACCCATTACCATCGATTACGCGTTCGACGCCTATCGCATGCAGGCATGGTCCACGCCGGTGCTGGCGCGCCTGCACGAGCGCAAGCCGCCCGCGGGCACAGTGGTGCTGGGTGTGACCGCGCTCGATCTCTACGTGCCTGTGCTGACGTTTGTATTCGGTGAGGCGCAACTGGGCGGACCGGCAGCGATTGTCTCGACCCACCGCCTGCGTGATGAGTATTACGGCCTCCCGCCCAGGGAAGAGGCGGTTTCCCAGCGCCTCTTCAAGGAGCTATTGCACGAGGTCGGTCATACCCAAGGCCTGCGGCACTGCACGGATTGGCGCTGCGTGATGTCGTCCGCCCATACCGTGGAACGCATCGATGTGCGCCAGGCGGCCTACTGCCGGCCCTGCGCCGAGGCGTTCAGCCGCTGATCAGATTCCCGCTACTTGCGCCGTTCGTCCGCCAGAAGTTCAATCAGCAGGTGCGAGAAGGGGCCGCTATCGGGAGCGGTCGGCGCCAGGATGAAGTCGTCCGGCTCACCGGGCGCGGGGGGCGTCATGAAAAAACGCGGCTCGTAGGCCATGGGCGGACAATCCAACAGTACTCTTTGGCGGCGCGCTGTGCCTCCCAGCAATACGGAGAGTACCGCGCGATCCACGGATGTCTGGTGGCTAACAGCCTGGCGTAAGTCGTCTTCCTTCACATCCCGTCAGATGCTGCCGGGAGGGGAAGGGTTTCAGTTCTTTGGATTTTGTCCAGCCACCTGTATGACGGTGGGCCGCATCTGTTCCGGGTGAAACCCAAAGGGACCCGGGCCGCTTTTATACCGGACATAGCCGTCTTTGTCGATGACATAAAGCCGGTCGGGCCAGCCGGTGTAGGCCAAATCCACCGCGTTGTCGATGCCGTCAAGCAGCGCCGGCATCTCCAGGCCCAGTTTGCGGACGCAAGCCGACGCGACCAGCGACCGGTCCTGCTGCGTCTTCGGCGTGGCAAAGATTACGCCGTCTTTCTCATTCACCGGCAACTGCCACATGTCGCTGGCGTGCGCTTCCTGGATATACACCACATAGAAATCCACGCGATCGCGGAACTCGCGGTACATCGCGTTCAGGACGGGAACCTCCCGCCGGAAGGGCGGTCAAGTGTAGCTCCCGAACACCAGGACCACAGGCCGGGAACCGCGCAGCTCCGACAAGCGCACGCGCCCCTGGTGATCCTGCCGTTCCAGCGTGAAGTCCGGAGCCAGGTCGCCCGGCTTCACCGTACCCGCCCGCGCCTTCGCCCACATGGGCGGAAAGGGCGTTGCGTACATCAGGGGCATCGGCAGCACCATCATGAAGCGGCTGAAGTCCATGGGCGAGTTCGTCATCGCCGCGTACATGACGCCCAGGAAGACGACGTAGATTGCGAGAATGGCCAGCCCGATCCGCAATGCCCAGCGCTTCATCGGCCCTTGCCCCCCTTCCGCTTGATGCCTTTCGGCGGCCCGGGTACGACGATGGAGAAGATCAGCTTCTTCTCGACGGCGTCGACGCGATCCAGCCGGACTTTTACTTTATCGCCAATCCGGATCTCCTTGCGGCTGCGCTCGGCCACAATGGTTCGCGAATTCTCCTGGAAATTCCAGCGCTCACCAGGTAGGAAGTCGATCGGCACCAGTCCTTCGACGAAGAGGTCGTCCAATTCCACGAAGAATCCGAATTTGGCGGTGGAGATCACCAGGCCCTGGAAATCCTCGCCCACCCGGTCGATCATGAACTTGACCTTCTTCCACTCCATCAGCTCGCGCTCCGCCTCGGCCGCGCGGCGCTCAGTATCCGAGCTCTGTTCCGCCATCACCGGCAGCCCCATGATCGGGGCAGGCCTGCCGTCCAGCAGCCCGCCCAGCAGGCGGTGCACCAGCAGGTCGGGATAGCGCCGGATGGGCGACGTGAAGTGCGTATAAGATTTCGCCGCCAGGGCGAAGTGCCCGACGTTCTTCGTCGAGTAGCGCGCCTGCTTCAGCGACCGCAGCATCAGGTAGCTGAGGATCCGCTCTTCGGGTTTGCCCTCCAGCTTTTCCACCAGCTTCTGGTACATCTTTGAAGCCACGCGGAAACTGTCGTCCGCCCGCTCGATCACGCGCAGGATGCGGCGGCCGTCGTTCTTGCGGTCCACCTGCCGGTACCGCTTCACCGGCATGGCGGGGATCCCCAACGAGTAGCCGAACCGCGACGCGGTTTCCTCAAACTCCATCACGCGCTGCGGATCCGGCACTTCGTGCACGCGGTAGATCGACTCGTCGAGGTGCGACTCCAGATGGCCCGACACGGCCTCGTTCGCGGCCAGCATGAACTCCTCAATCAGCCGGTTTGCGATGTTCCTTGGAGTCCGCGCAATGCCCGTCATCACGCCCTGCGCGTCGAACACCACCAGCGGTTCCGGCAGGTCGAAGTCGATGGAGCCGCGCCGCATGCGCTGCTTGTTCAGCACCAGCGCCAGTTCCTTCATCAGCTCGAACTTCGGGACCAGGTCCTTGTAGCGCTCGCGCTGCGCCGCGTCGCCTTCCAGCAGCAGGTGGACGTTCGTATACGTCATCCGCTCCACACTGCGGATCACGCCGCGGCAGAACTCCTGCTTCACCACCTCGCCCTGGCGGTCGATCTCCAGCAGCGCGCTCATGCACAGCCGGTCCACCTGCGGCTTCAGCGAGCAGATCTCCGTCGAGAGCTCCAGCGGCAGCATCGGCACGGCGCGATCGGGGAAATAGACGCTGGTCCCGCGCACCAGTGCTTCCAGGTCGATGGGCGTGCCCGGCCGCACATAGTGGCTGACGTCGGCGATGTGCACATGCAGCGCGTAGTGGCCATTCTCCAGGCGGTCCACCCACACGGCGTCGTCGAAGTCGCGAGCTGTCTCGCCGTCGATGGTCACGATCTCCATGCCACGGAAATCGCGCCGGCCGTCCAGCTCGGATTGCGTGATCACGCCGGGTACATTCTGCGCCTGCTCCAGGACTTCCGGCGGGAAGCGGTTGGGCAGGTGATGCTTGCGGATGGTGACTTCCACGTCGACGCCGAAGTCGTCCGGATGGCCCAGCACTTCCACCACACGGCCCACGGGATAGTCATCGGCGTGGTCCGGATACTCGACGATCTCCACGTTCACAATCAGGCCATCCAGATCCTCAGGCCCGCGCAGGTTCAGCGACGCGGCGCCGATCCGGTCCGGATTGACGCCCGTCTGCGGCAGTTCCATGCCATCCGGGATCAGGATCCACTTCTGCAGCTTGCTGTCATGTGGCACCACGAAGCTCTGGCGCCGCCCGACGCGAAACTCGCCCACCACTGTGGGATGCGCGCGGCGCAGAATCTTGCGGATCTCGCCTTCGGCCCGGCCGCCCTGCACGCGCGTAATTCGCGCCAGCACGCGATCGCCGTGCATCGCCGCACCCATGGAATTCGGAGGCAGGAAGACGTCTCCGCTCAACCCCAGCGGCTGCGTCTCAGGGATTACAAAGCCGTAGCCGTCGCGGTGCATGTTCAGCCGCCCCACGGCGTACTCCTGGGTGCAGCGCGGCAGCACATACTGGCCGCCTTTCAGTTCAATCAGCGAGCCCTTGCGCGCCAGGCGGTCCAGCGCGTCTTCCAGCGCCTGACGGTTCTCGCCCTTCAGTCCGAGCTCCCGCACCAGATGCTTATAGTTCGAGCGGCCGTGAGGCAGAGTGGAGAACCGCTCCAGAATCTCGTTCTCCCATTGCCAGTCACTTCGATGCATGATTTCTACTGTAGCGGCAAAAGCCGTCAGTGAATGGTGCGTGTTTTGCGGTTCAGGAAGTCCATCAGCAGGTACTGGCCCAGATTGTAGGGCGTCGTGAAATAGGCCTTGCCCTTGCACATCTCAGTCACCTTCTGGACGAACTGCACCAGCGAGTAGTCGCTGGCCAGCATGAAGGTGTTGATCAGGATCCCGGCCCGCTTGCAGCGGCCCACCTCTTCCAGCGTCTTGCTCAGCACCAGCGGATCCAGGCCCATCGGGTTCTTGTAAATGCGCCCGTCGTCCAGCGTCAGGGCCGAAGGCTTGCCGTCCGTGATCATCACGATCTGCTTCATGTCCTTCTTTTCCGACGCCAGGATGCGCTGCGCCAGAATCAGGCCGTCCCGCGTGTTCGTATAGTAAGGACCCACCTGGACGCGAGCCAGTTCGCCCAGCCGCACCTCCTCCGCTGAATCGTGGAACAGCACCAGCCTCAGCGAGTCGCCCGGGAACTGTGTGCGGATCAGGTGCGACAGCGCCAGCGCTACGCGCTTCGCCGGTGTGAAACGGTCCTCTCCATAGAGGATCATCGAATGGCTGCAATCCAGCATCAGCACAGTCGCACACGAGCTCTGATACTCACTCTGGTGCACGTGCAGGTCGTCGTACTCGATCTCGAGCGGCAGCTTCAAGCCCTCGCGCTGCAAGGCGGAGAACAGGGTGGCGCTGGCGTCCAGGTTCAGGGTGTCGCCGAACTCCCACTTCTTGGACGACCCGCTGGACTCCACGCCCGTCGACAAGTCGCGAGTCTCATGCGCCCCGAACGATGACCGCCCCAGCGCGCCCATCAGGTCCTTCAGCGTCTTGAAGCCCAGGAAGTCGATGGCCTTGTCGGTGATCTCCACCTTCACCGGCTTCTCCGGGTCATCTTCCTGATTCAGATACCCTTCTTCTTCCAGCTTGGCCAGCAGCCCGTCCAAGGCGCGCTCGATGCTCTCCTTATCGAATTCGCCTTTCTCTTCCAGTGCCCGCTTCAAGGCTTCGCGCAGCTCCTCCATCGTCAACTCGCGCCAGCCGTCGAAGCCGCTGTCCAGCATCAGGTCGCCCAACATCTGCATCAGATCCTCGGCCGAAAGGCCCAGGTCTGTTTCTTCGAAGCGTCCGTAGCGTATTTTTTTCATGTGAGGAGCAGTCAGCTGTCAGTCTTGCCGTCAGTTGTAATTCCGCTTCTTGTCCTTGCGCCGGCGCGGCGGCCAATCGTTCTCTTCCTCTTCCTCGCCATTCCAGTCCTGCGGATCCGATGAAGGTCCATCGCCGCCCTGGAAGCCCAGTTCCTCACTGCGGCCGATCCGCTTCAACGCGTAGAGGCCTTCCAGGATGAACTCGCCCGCCGCCGCCCGCACCCCGTCGCTCTCGTTCTCTGTGAGGCCCAGATGCTTCGTCTTTTCCAGCAACCCGGGAATCGACGACAGCGCGTTCACTACCTCGGCGGAGGTCGACAGTTCATTCAGCTTCAAGGTCCCGCCGGCCGAGAAGTGCTGGATCACTTCCCGTACGCTGACGTTCTCGAAGTGCTTCTTGTAAACGCGGGCCAGCGCGGCCTTGATCAGCTCGCGCGCCACCGCGTCGCCGCCCTTCAACTCGCCTTCATACTCCAGTTCCAGCTTGCCCGTAATCGAGGGCAGCGCGGCATAGAGGTCGAGGATTCGCGGGACTGCGTCCGAATCGCCGGTCATCAGCGCCCTGCGCTCGGCGTTGGAGACGACGTTCTCCATCACTGAGATGGGCAGCCGC encodes the following:
- a CDS encoding glycine cleavage system protein H, whose amino-acid sequence is MTVLLVIVTFAVFIAVDMILNRKRVPALAMAEEPQAAASAVDEEILSGFRVPATLRYHPGHTWLHRERKNVHRVGADEFAAILAGPVDRIELPKPGHWVRQGQKVISLYRGEDKIEMISPVEGEVVEVNVELANNPHLLREDPYGQGWLMSVFAPDEEGPTRNLLPANLLSSWMKEAAEGFFGLQPQLAGVTAADGGRPSKDATANLPVDAWHKAAKQYLLS
- a CDS encoding 4Fe-4S dicluster domain-containing protein — translated: MSKAILYDSTLCVGCRQCEEACSTRWKLPYNEKIAAEEKISSHKLTTIRTFGEKFSRKLCMHCQDPACASVCPVAALQKTAAGPVVYDEDRCMGCRYCMVACPFQVPTYEWEARLPKVRKCDMCSDRVPGGGVTRCSEACAYGATITGNRDELIAEARKRIADKPKDYYPKIYGVEEVGGTSVLILASVPFDQIGYNTKVIKTALPALTWNALQHVPDVVVMGSVLMGGIHWISHRKEEVARKEGRS
- the nrfD gene encoding NrfD/PsrC family molybdoenzyme membrane anchor subunit, with product MNNALRTYFWRGSFAIIMLVALYATFVRFYYGLGASTNLSDQFPWGIWVGFDVLCGVGLAAGGFTLAAIVHIFNLKAYKAVVRPAILTAFLGYLLVTVALMFDLGRPYRVWHPLIMWNPRSVMFEVGWCVTLYTSVLFLEFLPMVLEKLGLVKAHRVLKNVMLPIIILGVILSTLHQSSLGSVFLILPTKLHPLWYSPLLPVLFYVSAIATGLAMTIFESWHSAKAFGRQLEFPLVQKMTRVLAVVIAVYLTMRFLDLYHRGALSTLNNPGWERWLFGLEIVLMAVPMLMFFRERTRENPQAIYVGTVLFLLGFVTHRLNVSVTGLEASSGVHYVPKWTEISVTLAMVAFGFFVFRMAAHYLPVFEAEEHQPVPEVPVLEDRAYAHSLARGD
- a CDS encoding sensor histidine kinase; the encoded protein is MTQHAIQLPRFGLAAKLAGCLLAAVIVCFTLFAYVLQRLEQKHLEALVSLSAERISDVVHSSAWQAMLHNDREMLYSMIRDIGREPGIRKLRIINEEGQVRHSTDPKEIGSMVDKGAESCYACHAQSRPLTKLARHDRARIFTGADGRRTLAVIRPIENATECSNAACHAHPAERRILGVIDAHLALDAVDAQLAEHRTQAYSFTTATAFFACLLSIGFVWWFVHRPMRELMVGTLNLAQGHFDHRIEVHSTDEMGVLATSFNEMAAELEEAHSELTRWAHTLETRVQQKTAELETAHKGLIHTEKMASLGRLAATVAHEVNNPLFGMLTYARLTLKDLRKPDLDEATRQRMTESLQVIERESRRCGELMKNLLAFARQSPPQRAPVQVNMVVERAVTLIAHQLDLAQTVLIKELDPSLPEVQCDAGQIQQVLIVLVVNASEALGKGGEIRVITEAAPAGQGIVLRVKDNGPGIPSTIQQQIFEPFFSTKDNQHRTGLGLAVAKGIVDRHGGTLAVQSLPGQGAEFIVHLPLCAPAETPGGPAPAARTADPTSQGTNV
- a CDS encoding sigma-54-dependent transcriptional regulator; amino-acid sequence: MNSGKLLIVDDDIVVRDSLGKWFESEGFDVTIAPGAPAALEILSRERFDLALVDIKMPGVDGIELQARLKEIDQDMPVVIMTGYASVETAVRALKNGAYDYITKPFDPDELVHLVSNAISHRTATREVVRLRENLKQIFPDTQLIGQSASMKRVMELVETVAPTDATVLITGESGTGKEVVARAIHAASPRRFNPMVVIHCGALTESLLESELFGHERGAFTGAQARKKGKFEVADGGTVFLDEISDISLHVQTDLLRVLQQKEIVRVGDTQQIKVDFRAIAATNKSLEQLVEERLFRPDLYYRLNVFAIDIPPVRSRREDIPLLVDHFLQKFAGQMNRPVQRLSPRALEVLMDYNWPGNVREMENAIERAMLINRETELRPEDFPFQSHPSLLSGAVGQRLEDIEKTHIEKMLQETNWNLSKTARILDIDRTTLYNKIKRYGLRDAAPK
- a CDS encoding archaemetzincin is translated as MILAIHLVPLSLASGEGLPPLSVLDRLAAATARAMAVSCRVETEPITIDYAFDAYRMQAWSTPVLARLHERKPPAGTVVLGVTALDLYVPVLTFVFGEAQLGGPAAIVSTHRLRDEYYGLPPREEAVSQRLFKELLHEVGHTQGLRHCTDWRCVMSSAHTVERIDVRQAAYCRPCAEAFSR
- a CDS encoding thioredoxin domain-containing protein: MKRWALRIGLAILAIYVVFLGVMYAAMTNSPMDFSRFMMVLPMPLMYATPFPPMWAKARAGTVKPGDLAPDFTLERQDHQGRVRLSELRGSRPVVLVFGSYT
- a CDS encoding ribonuclease R family protein, whose amino-acid sequence is MHRSDWQWENEILERFSTLPHGRSNYKHLVRELGLKGENRQALEDALDRLARKGSLIELKGGQYVLPRCTQEYAVGRLNMHRDGYGFVIPETQPLGLSGDVFLPPNSMGAAMHGDRVLARITRVQGGRAEGEIRKILRRAHPTVVGEFRVGRRQSFVVPHDSKLQKWILIPDGMELPQTGVNPDRIGAASLNLRGPEDLDGLIVNVEIVEYPDHADDYPVGRVVEVLGHPDDFGVDVEVTIRKHHLPNRFPPEVLEQAQNVPGVITQSELDGRRDFRGMEIVTIDGETARDFDDAVWVDRLENGHYALHVHIADVSHYVRPGTPIDLEALVRGTSVYFPDRAVPMLPLELSTEICSLKPQVDRLCMSALLEIDRQGEVVKQEFCRGVIRSVERMTYTNVHLLLEGDAAQRERYKDLVPKFELMKELALVLNKQRMRRGSIDFDLPEPLVVFDAQGVMTGIARTPRNIANRLIEEFMLAANEAVSGHLESHLDESIYRVHEVPDPQRVMEFEETASRFGYSLGIPAMPVKRYRQVDRKNDGRRILRVIERADDSFRVASKMYQKLVEKLEGKPEERILSYLMLRSLKQARYSTKNVGHFALAAKSYTHFTSPIRRYPDLLVHRLLGGLLDGRPAPIMGLPVMAEQSSDTERRAAEAERELMEWKKVKFMIDRVGEDFQGLVISTAKFGFFVELDDLFVEGLVPIDFLPGERWNFQENSRTIVAERSRKEIRIGDKVKVRLDRVDAVEKKLIFSIVVPGPPKGIKRKGGKGR
- a CDS encoding vWA domain-containing protein codes for the protein MKKIRYGRFEETDLGLSAEDLMQMLGDLMLDSGFDGWRELTMEELREALKRALEEKGEFDKESIERALDGLLAKLEEEGYLNQEDDPEKPVKVEITDKAIDFLGFKTLKDLMGALGRSSFGAHETRDLSTGVESSGSSKKWEFGDTLNLDASATLFSALQREGLKLPLEIEYDDLHVHQSEYQSSCATVLMLDCSHSMILYGEDRFTPAKRVALALSHLIRTQFPGDSLRLVLFHDSAEEVRLGELARVQVGPYYTNTRDGLILAQRILASEKKDMKQIVMITDGKPSALTLDDGRIYKNPMGLDPLVLSKTLEEVGRCKRAGILINTFMLASDYSLVQFVQKVTEMCKGKAYFTTPYNLGQYLLMDFLNRKTRTIH